In Candidatus Methylacidiphilales bacterium, the following proteins share a genomic window:
- a CDS encoding response regulator: MNLPLKILFLEDSPADCELVAQRLAKDGVSCDIQRVETQPEFQSGLSGAKFDLIFADCTLPAFSGQEALRMARLWAPQIPFIFVSGTIGEETAIEYLHNGATDYVLKHRLSRLTPAVLRAIAEVEKRTQLELVEERLQQAQRMEAIGTLAGGIAHDFNNILTIIIGHAHLLKEFSGNQERADEIAVIIHNAANRGADLIRQMLAFARKSPGRQKATNLNYRIQLTVKMLKEAFPSNIKFNLHLDEALPSVLADPAQIDRILVNLASNARDAMPQGGTLTLETSHADDIPLPPDLDMSSEQSYIRLKITDTGSGMDQAVLPHVFEPFFTTKAPGKGTGLGLPVVYGLMQSNNGTIRIESEPGKGTTVVLYFPTAKKREPQQQPKTLIVQDKQHTETLLIVEDEPVILRFQKIAFESQGYHVLLAGDDEEAIRFFKGKRNKIDLVFTDIGLPKLDGLTLCSVLKGIKPDLKTLVASGYPETGFRKRMDEIGIDGFIAKPYQTNEMLNSVATILRRKKTQGLVS; the protein is encoded by the coding sequence ATGAACCTGCCCCTGAAAATTCTCTTTTTGGAAGACTCGCCCGCTGACTGCGAACTTGTCGCACAGCGACTTGCCAAAGACGGCGTCTCCTGCGATATCCAGCGCGTCGAAACCCAGCCTGAATTCCAGTCCGGCCTTTCCGGCGCAAAATTCGACCTCATTTTTGCCGACTGCACCCTGCCCGCGTTCAGCGGACAGGAGGCGCTGCGGATGGCCCGGCTCTGGGCGCCGCAGATTCCGTTCATCTTTGTGTCCGGAACCATCGGCGAAGAAACAGCCATTGAATACCTGCACAATGGCGCGACGGATTATGTGCTCAAACACCGGCTCTCCCGGCTGACGCCTGCCGTTCTGCGGGCCATTGCCGAGGTGGAAAAGCGCACGCAATTGGAACTGGTTGAGGAGCGCCTCCAACAGGCGCAGCGCATGGAGGCCATCGGCACGCTGGCAGGCGGCATCGCTCATGATTTCAATAACATTCTGACCATCATCATCGGCCACGCCCACTTGCTTAAGGAATTTTCCGGAAATCAGGAACGGGCCGATGAAATCGCCGTCATCATCCACAATGCGGCGAACCGCGGCGCGGATCTTATCAGGCAAATGCTGGCTTTTGCCCGCAAAAGTCCGGGCCGTCAAAAGGCCACCAACCTCAACTACCGCATCCAATTAACCGTCAAAATGTTGAAGGAGGCATTTCCCAGCAACATCAAATTTAACCTGCATCTGGATGAGGCACTGCCCTCCGTTTTGGCGGACCCGGCACAAATCGACCGCATCCTGGTAAACCTCGCAAGCAACGCCAGGGACGCCATGCCACAGGGCGGTACGCTCACACTGGAAACGAGCCATGCCGATGATATCCCGCTTCCCCCGGATTTGGATATGAGTTCGGAACAATCCTATATTCGACTCAAAATCACCGACACCGGCTCCGGCATGGACCAGGCCGTGCTGCCGCATGTCTTTGAGCCCTTTTTCACAACCAAAGCGCCTGGGAAAGGAACGGGCCTCGGCCTCCCCGTGGTTTACGGTCTGATGCAATCCAACAACGGCACGATCCGGATTGAGTCGGAGCCTGGCAAGGGTACGACTGTAGTGCTCTATTTCCCAACCGCAAAAAAGCGGGAGCCCCAGCAGCAACCCAAAACATTGATCGTGCAGGACAAGCAGCACACGGAAACCCTTTTGATTGTCGAGGACGAGCCGGTCATCCTGCGTTTCCAAAAGATCGCCTTTGAATCACAGGGGTACCACGTTCTGCTGGCGGGCGACGACGAGGAAGCCATCCGCTTCTTCAAGGGCAAAAGAAATAAAATCGACCTCGTGTTTACGGACATCGGCCTGCCCAAACTGGATGGACTGACCCTTTGCTCTGTTCTAAAGGGGATAAAACCGGACTTGAAGACGCTTGTGGCAAGCGGCTATCCCGAAACCGGCTTTAGAAAACGCATGGACGAAATCGGGATCGACGGCTTTATTGCAAAACCCTATCAAACAAACGAAATGCTGAATTCGGTGGCAACAATTCTAAGGCGCAAAAAAACCCAGGGGTTGGTTTCATGA
- a CDS encoding KamA family radical SAM protein has product MSRIRFNSSYPGFWGSVSPTDWNDWGWQLRHRINSLEELERYMGLTPEERAGIILTGSKLAMSITPHFFNLIDVNDPDCPIRRQVIPRLEESTYLREEMADPCGEDSMMPVPGLVHRYPDRVLFLVTDRCASYCRYCTRSRVVSGVGEQELETDFEEAFRYLEKHEEIRDVLFSGGDPLLLSDAKLESLLSRVRRIPHIEFVRIGSRVPIFLPQRITPELCAMLKKYHPLWISIHSNHPKELTSEVRDALGRLSDAGIPLGNQAVLLRGVNDDADVLKELLHKLLMCRVRPYYLYQCDLIRGSAHLRTTIQEGLEIMDKLRGFTTGYAIPQYVVDGPGGGGKIPLNPDYIVARTGERILLRNYKGDIYEYPEAGPEIEIGAARNHHTSEFGPGKD; this is encoded by the coding sequence TTGAGCAGGATACGTTTTAATTCATCATACCCCGGTTTTTGGGGTTCCGTCTCTCCCACAGACTGGAACGACTGGGGCTGGCAATTGCGCCATCGCATCAACTCTCTGGAAGAGTTGGAGCGGTATATGGGCCTGACTCCGGAAGAACGCGCCGGGATCATTTTGACGGGCAGCAAGCTCGCGATGTCGATCACGCCTCATTTTTTCAATCTGATTGATGTGAATGACCCCGACTGCCCGATCCGCCGACAGGTGATTCCCCGGCTGGAGGAATCCACCTATTTGCGGGAAGAGATGGCGGACCCCTGCGGGGAGGACTCGATGATGCCGGTGCCCGGCCTGGTTCACCGCTATCCAGACCGTGTTTTGTTTCTGGTGACGGATCGCTGCGCTTCCTATTGCCGTTATTGCACGCGGAGCCGGGTGGTCAGCGGTGTCGGGGAGCAGGAATTGGAGACGGACTTTGAGGAGGCCTTCCGTTATTTGGAAAAGCATGAAGAGATCCGCGATGTGCTGTTTTCGGGCGGGGACCCGTTGTTGTTGTCGGACGCCAAGCTGGAAAGCCTGCTTTCGCGCGTGCGCAGGATTCCGCACATCGAATTTGTCCGGATCGGTTCGAGGGTGCCTATTTTCCTGCCGCAACGCATCACGCCCGAGTTGTGCGCGATGCTGAAAAAATACCATCCGCTGTGGATCAGCATCCATAGCAACCATCCAAAGGAACTAACCAGCGAGGTCCGCGACGCCCTGGGCCGATTGTCGGACGCCGGCATTCCCCTGGGGAACCAGGCCGTGCTGCTGCGCGGAGTCAACGACGATGCGGATGTCCTGAAGGAGCTTTTGCACAAGCTTCTGATGTGCCGTGTGCGCCCCTATTATCTTTACCAATGTGATTTGATCCGCGGCTCGGCGCATCTGCGCACGACGATCCAGGAGGGGCTGGAGATCATGGATAAACTGCGCGGATTTACGACGGGTTATGCCATTCCGCAATATGTGGTGGACGGACCGGGCGGCGGCGGGAAAATCCCGTTGAATCCGGATTACATTGTGGCCCGCACGGGCGAAAGAATCCTGCTGCGCAATTACAAAGGGGACATCTACGAGTATCCCGAGGCGGGGCCTGAAATCGAGATCGGCGCGGCGCGCAATCACCACACAAGCGAATTTGGCCCTGGGAAGGATTAG
- a CDS encoding glutaredoxin domain-containing protein, with product MNNVQPRLYVKEGCPWCHEASEFLDRHKIPYERIVVTGDHTAMNEMVKVSGQSKAPTLRWNGKVLADFGVEELEAFLKKEGAI from the coding sequence ATGAACAACGTTCAACCCAGGCTTTATGTCAAGGAGGGCTGCCCTTGGTGCCACGAGGCCTCCGAATTCCTGGATCGGCATAAAATTCCCTACGAGAGAATTGTTGTCACGGGCGACCACACCGCCATGAATGAGATGGTCAAGGTCTCAGGCCAGAGCAAAGCCCCGACACTGCGCTGGAATGGCAAGGTGCTGGCGGATTTTGGTGTAGAGGAGCTTGAAGCTTTTCTGAAAAAGGAGGGCGCAATTTAA
- a CDS encoding 2-enoyl thioester reductase domain-containing protein, producing the protein MSDNLVARYSVNGNPVEVLEIVNEPQPQPSSGEILIEMLYASINPSDINMLEGTYGIKATLPAIAGNEGCGKVLSLGSGVTGFKTGDLVKPPASRGTWRQRLTCPASECIRLPESLSPENASMIYVNPPTAWRMLHDTVKLQPGEWVIQNAANSAVGRSVIQIAKALGWRTINLVRREELVSELRELGGDIVAVEDPDLSKKIKEWTGGKPPRLALNAVGGDSASLLAKCLADGGHHVTYGAMSKQPLKLSNGFLIFKNITFHGFWMTRWYKNAAAAERDALFNELAMLFAAGKLKIAIDKIFPLAEAKTAVGAALQEKRGGKILLKLN; encoded by the coding sequence ATGTCAGACAACCTGGTCGCCCGCTATTCTGTCAACGGAAACCCCGTTGAAGTGCTTGAAATCGTCAACGAACCCCAGCCACAGCCGTCTTCCGGTGAAATTCTCATCGAGATGCTCTATGCCTCCATCAATCCTTCCGACATCAACATGCTCGAAGGCACCTACGGCATCAAAGCCACCCTCCCGGCCATCGCAGGCAATGAAGGCTGCGGCAAGGTACTGTCCCTCGGCAGCGGCGTAACGGGATTCAAAACAGGCGACCTCGTCAAACCCCCCGCCTCGCGCGGAACCTGGCGGCAACGCCTCACCTGCCCCGCAAGCGAATGCATCCGCCTGCCCGAATCTCTTTCACCCGAAAATGCGTCGATGATCTACGTCAATCCGCCCACCGCCTGGCGGATGCTGCACGACACCGTCAAATTGCAACCGGGTGAATGGGTCATCCAAAACGCCGCGAATTCGGCCGTGGGCCGTTCCGTCATCCAAATCGCCAAAGCCCTCGGCTGGCGCACGATCAACCTGGTCCGCCGCGAAGAACTCGTTTCCGAACTCCGGGAACTCGGGGGCGATATCGTGGCGGTCGAAGACCCGGATCTTTCCAAAAAAATCAAGGAATGGACCGGAGGGAAGCCGCCACGCCTGGCGCTGAATGCGGTCGGCGGCGACAGCGCTTCACTCCTGGCCAAATGCCTGGCCGACGGCGGCCATCATGTGACCTACGGCGCGATGTCGAAACAACCCCTGAAGCTCTCCAACGGGTTTCTGATTTTCAAAAACATCACATTTCACGGATTTTGGATGACGCGCTGGTACAAAAACGCAGCGGCTGCCGAACGCGACGCGCTGTTCAACGAACTGGCCATGCTCTTCGCCGCTGGGAAACTTAAAATCGCCATCGACAAAATTTTTCCGCTGGCCGAAGCCAAGACGGCTGTCGGTGCGGCCTTGCAGGAAAAACGCGGCGGGAAGATTTTGTTAAAGCTCAATTGA
- a CDS encoding dihydrolipoyl dehydrogenase, producing the protein MTSLQGIKEYDVVVIGGGSGGYAAARSAVAFGARTAVIEGGTQVGGLCILRGCMPTKALLESAHRLQAIRRAGEFGLSASKPSANWKKIIARKNRLIEDFAGHRRGQLEKGNFDFIRGMASFVDANTLEIRLKGGGKKIVRGKTFVLATGSEVAVRDIPGLRETGFITSDEAIHLDKPLKSIAVLGGGAVALEFAQYFHHLGVKTTLIQRSRQVLRSQDADLAGVLTDVFAKEGMKVHLDTELVKIEKSGKGKKVVFRKGGKLMSVEVQEILYALGRRPAIAALGLEKAGVKIEQGAVKISRTMQSSRSHIFAAGDVCGPYEVVHTAIAQGETAARNAVRLLKGEGEKRLEKMDYRLKMEVVFTEPELAAIGMSEKEAAQAGRVVRVAKYPFNDHGKSMIMGAEDGFVKIIADAKKGEILGAQIVGPHASDLIHEFAVAMHYRATVGEFLKIPHYHPTLAEIVTYPAEEIAQEM; encoded by the coding sequence ATGACGAGCTTACAGGGTATCAAGGAATACGACGTTGTCGTCATTGGCGGGGGCAGCGGCGGCTATGCGGCGGCGCGCAGCGCAGTGGCATTCGGGGCCAGAACCGCTGTCATCGAGGGTGGAACCCAAGTGGGTGGTTTGTGCATCCTCCGCGGCTGCATGCCGACCAAGGCTCTGCTGGAATCCGCCCACCGTCTTCAGGCCATCCGCCGGGCTGGCGAATTCGGATTGTCAGCCTCAAAGCCCTCGGCCAACTGGAAAAAAATCATTGCGCGCAAAAACCGTCTGATTGAGGACTTTGCCGGGCATCGCCGGGGTCAATTGGAAAAGGGCAATTTCGACTTTATCCGCGGGATGGCGTCGTTTGTCGATGCCAACACGCTTGAAATCCGGTTGAAAGGCGGCGGGAAAAAAATCGTGAGGGGAAAAACTTTCGTGCTGGCAACGGGCTCGGAGGTGGCGGTGCGGGATATTCCCGGATTGAGGGAAACGGGGTTTATCACCAGCGACGAAGCCATCCATTTGGACAAGCCGCTGAAAAGCATCGCGGTATTGGGAGGCGGGGCCGTTGCGTTGGAATTCGCGCAATATTTCCATCATCTTGGTGTCAAGACGACGTTGATCCAGCGCAGCCGGCAGGTGCTGAGATCGCAGGATGCCGATCTGGCCGGCGTGTTGACCGATGTGTTTGCGAAGGAAGGCATGAAGGTCCATTTGGACACGGAATTGGTTAAGATTGAGAAGTCAGGCAAAGGCAAGAAAGTCGTCTTTCGCAAGGGTGGCAAATTGATGTCGGTGGAAGTGCAGGAAATCCTGTATGCCCTGGGCCGGAGGCCTGCGATAGCCGCGTTGGGGCTTGAAAAGGCCGGGGTGAAGATTGAGCAGGGCGCGGTGAAAATTTCACGGACGATGCAGAGCAGCCGGTCTCACATTTTTGCCGCGGGCGATGTCTGCGGGCCGTACGAAGTGGTGCACACGGCCATTGCGCAGGGGGAAACAGCGGCGCGCAACGCCGTGAGATTGTTGAAGGGCGAGGGAGAGAAACGTCTGGAAAAAATGGATTACCGCCTGAAAATGGAGGTGGTTTTCACCGAACCCGAGTTGGCGGCCATTGGGATGTCGGAAAAGGAAGCCGCGCAAGCGGGCAGGGTGGTTCGGGTGGCGAAGTATCCGTTCAACGACCATGGAAAATCGATGATCATGGGGGCGGAGGACGGGTTTGTTAAGATCATTGCCGATGCGAAAAAGGGCGAAATTTTGGGCGCGCAGATTGTGGGGCCGCATGCGTCGGACTTGATTCATGAGTTTGCCGTGGCGATGCACTACCGCGCGACAGTGGGGGAATTTTTGAAGATCCCGCATTATCATCCGACCCTGGCGGAGATTGTGACTTATCCGGCTGAGGAGATCGCACAGGAAATGTAG
- a CDS encoding GNAT family N-acetyltransferase, protein MYKPDWIRFSWELKSLPAKEPKLNGGFVIRKAEEDEREEVYNVVERSYLAELAWGIASLERLAELKEAILKGMGEKDFRVLIVEDGKRIIGASALLTDPTAPRQLVSGICVMEEYRCRGAGTALLWQSLKLLADEGLDTASVVTRSNVPACKFLYTKFTSRRERVEEMPVLKQFA, encoded by the coding sequence ATGTACAAGCCTGATTGGATTCGTTTTAGTTGGGAACTCAAAAGTCTGCCGGCAAAGGAACCGAAACTGAACGGCGGATTCGTAATAAGAAAGGCCGAGGAGGATGAGCGGGAGGAAGTTTACAATGTTGTAGAACGCTCCTATCTGGCTGAGCTGGCCTGGGGCATCGCCAGCCTGGAGCGATTGGCCGAATTGAAGGAGGCCATTCTCAAGGGCATGGGCGAAAAGGACTTCCGGGTTTTGATTGTGGAGGATGGCAAACGCATCATCGGGGCCAGCGCCTTGCTGACCGATCCCACCGCGCCGCGCCAATTGGTGAGCGGAATTTGCGTGATGGAAGAATACCGCTGCCGCGGGGCCGGAACGGCGTTGCTCTGGCAAAGCCTGAAATTGCTGGCCGATGAAGGCCTGGATACCGCCTCGGTTGTCACGCGCAGCAATGTCCCCGCCTGCAAGTTTCTTTACACGAAATTCACCAGCCGCCGCGAACGGGTTGAGGAAATGCCGGTGCTCAAGCAATTTGCCTGA
- a CDS encoding transporter substrate-binding domain-containing protein — translation MELSYPPFEMTDVQGRPSGVSVELAQALGHSLQRSVEIQNTSFDGLIPALQTKKIDLVISSMTATPERATAIDFSEPYLTTGLCLLVPKSSGLQTASDLEQPGKRIAVKKGTTGHLFASKRFPKAQILVFDKESAAVLEVSQGKADAFIYDQMSVFEHWQKDPAHLKAILTPIQTEFWAIGLRKNDPLKARINAFLADFRRQGGFEKLGDKYLKQQKDAFKELGIPFVF, via the coding sequence ATGGAACTTTCCTATCCGCCGTTCGAAATGACCGATGTCCAGGGCCGCCCCTCGGGCGTGAGCGTTGAGTTGGCGCAAGCCCTGGGCCATAGCCTGCAGCGCAGCGTCGAGATCCAAAACACTTCCTTTGACGGCCTCATCCCCGCCCTTCAAACAAAAAAAATCGACCTCGTCATTTCGTCCATGACGGCCACGCCCGAACGCGCCACGGCGATTGATTTTTCCGAGCCCTACCTCACCACGGGGCTCTGCCTTCTCGTTCCGAAATCTTCCGGCTTGCAAACTGCCTCCGATCTCGAACAGCCCGGGAAAAGAATTGCCGTAAAAAAAGGCACCACGGGACATCTGTTTGCCAGCAAACGCTTTCCCAAGGCCCAGATTCTGGTTTTCGACAAGGAATCCGCCGCAGTGCTTGAAGTTTCCCAAGGCAAGGCGGACGCTTTTATTTACGACCAGATGTCGGTTTTTGAACACTGGCAGAAGGACCCGGCGCATCTCAAAGCCATCCTCACCCCCATTCAAACCGAATTCTGGGCCATCGGCCTGCGCAAAAACGATCCTTTGAAAGCGCGCATCAACGCCTTCCTGGCGGATTTTCGCAGGCAGGGCGGTTTTGAAAAATTGGGAGACAAATACCTGAAACAACAAAAGGACGCTTTCAAGGAACTCGGCATTCCGTTTGTGTTTTGA
- a CDS encoding LemA family protein: MSKYILGGIGLIIAAIVLLGLVLAGWAVGSYNSMVGLKQGVDAQWAEVQNQYQRRADLIPNLVQTVSGAANFEKSTLTDIIQARASVGQMRLDPNQAPSDPAKLQAFEQAQAGLGNALSRLLVVSERYPELKANENFQNLQAQLEGTENRITTARNHFNVAAQSYNTAVQQFPGVVLAGMFGFTPRPYFQAKEGNEVPPPVHFDFNSRK, encoded by the coding sequence ATGAGCAAATATATTCTCGGCGGAATCGGGCTGATTATTGCCGCAATCGTGCTTCTGGGCCTGGTCCTTGCCGGCTGGGCGGTGGGTAGTTATAACAGTATGGTAGGCCTCAAACAGGGCGTGGATGCCCAGTGGGCCGAGGTCCAAAACCAATACCAACGCCGCGCCGACCTGATTCCCAATCTCGTCCAGACCGTTTCCGGCGCTGCCAATTTCGAGAAATCGACCCTGACGGACATCATCCAGGCCCGCGCCAGCGTCGGCCAGATGCGCCTCGACCCGAATCAGGCCCCCTCCGATCCAGCCAAGCTCCAGGCCTTTGAACAAGCCCAGGCCGGGCTGGGAAATGCGCTGTCCCGCCTTCTGGTCGTTTCCGAACGCTACCCCGAATTGAAAGCCAATGAGAATTTCCAAAACCTGCAGGCGCAATTGGAAGGCACGGAAAACCGGATCACCACCGCCCGCAATCATTTCAACGTGGCAGCCCAAAGCTACAACACAGCCGTCCAGCAATTCCCCGGAGTTGTCCTGGCGGGAATGTTCGGGTTCACGCCGCGGCCTTATTTCCAGGCAAAAGAAGGCAACGAAGTTCCCCCGCCCGTGCATTTTGATTTCAACAGCCGCAAATAA
- a CDS encoding TPM domain-containing protein yields the protein MSLRLIIHRAFLARIALFATLLLSVGAGSALHAQNLPPKPLRYFNDQAGVVDTATATAINQQLVDFERSTSNQIVVAIYPRLPEGAEIAQYATDTFNTWGVGQKGRDNGAVLFVFVQDHKMFISTGRGLEGALPDAICKTIITREIAPRFRQNDYSGGIRAGVNAMLAATKGEYHGTGQTRAEQRTSGNSGFPPILGLLLILFFIIAILPRLGGGSPFIYTGSSYGRSGGGGWGGGFGGGGGGGGFSGGGGCSGGGGAGGGW from the coding sequence ATGAGTTTGCGATTAATCATTCATAGGGCTTTCCTTGCACGGATTGCGTTATTTGCCACCCTTCTCTTGAGTGTCGGCGCCGGATCTGCGCTCCACGCCCAGAATCTTCCACCCAAGCCTCTTCGCTATTTCAACGACCAGGCAGGCGTCGTGGACACGGCAACCGCAACAGCCATCAACCAGCAACTCGTCGATTTTGAGCGCAGCACGTCAAATCAGATCGTGGTCGCGATTTATCCCCGGCTGCCCGAGGGCGCGGAAATCGCCCAGTACGCGACCGACACGTTTAACACCTGGGGCGTGGGCCAAAAAGGCCGCGATAACGGCGCGGTTCTTTTTGTTTTCGTCCAGGACCATAAAATGTTCATCAGCACCGGCCGCGGACTGGAAGGCGCGCTGCCCGACGCCATTTGCAAGACCATTATCACCCGCGAAATTGCGCCGCGCTTCCGGCAAAACGATTATTCCGGCGGAATTCGGGCCGGGGTCAACGCGATGCTGGCCGCCACCAAGGGCGAGTATCACGGCACCGGACAGACGCGGGCGGAGCAACGTACTTCTGGCAATAGCGGTTTTCCGCCGATACTTGGCCTTCTGCTGATACTTTTTTTCATTATAGCCATTCTCCCTAGGCTGGGAGGCGGTTCGCCCTTCATTTATACCGGCAGCAGTTATGGAAGAAGTGGCGGTGGAGGCTGGGGAGGAGGATTCGGCGGCGGGGGTGGTGGCGGTGGATTCAGCGGGGGTGGCGGCTGTTCCGGAGGCGGAGGCGCAGGCGGCGGCTGGTGA
- a CDS encoding TPM domain-containing protein yields the protein MKLKHFLNGVEHERVLHAIRAAEQGTTGDIVLLISHRRTNDPLAAAHKAFGKLHLKSVGGKNSLLIFVAPESQKFAVVGGTALHEKVGQKWWDDLMVILAEHFKEARYTEGLLAVLNKVGQAYKNHFPAATAQNRKGRRDIIEENARSAKVASKRRKPSPAGKPGKKQKRKLRRTS from the coding sequence ATGAAACTCAAACATTTTCTTAACGGCGTCGAACATGAGCGCGTGTTGCACGCAATCCGCGCGGCAGAACAAGGGACCACAGGCGACATCGTACTGTTGATCAGCCATCGCCGGACGAATGACCCACTTGCCGCGGCGCATAAAGCGTTTGGGAAGCTTCATTTGAAAAGCGTCGGCGGGAAGAACAGCCTTTTGATTTTTGTGGCGCCCGAATCACAGAAGTTCGCGGTTGTGGGCGGTACCGCTTTACATGAAAAAGTCGGTCAAAAGTGGTGGGATGATCTGATGGTTATTCTGGCCGAACATTTCAAGGAGGCCCGCTACACCGAGGGTCTCCTCGCCGTCCTTAACAAGGTGGGGCAAGCCTATAAGAACCATTTCCCGGCAGCCACAGCGCAGAACCGAAAAGGCCGGCGCGACATCATAGAGGAAAACGCGCGCTCTGCAAAAGTTGCCAGCAAACGCCGAAAACCGTCACCGGCAGGAAAACCTGGAAAAAAGCAAAAACGGAAGTTACGCCGGACATCCTGA
- a CDS encoding type II toxin-antitoxin system prevent-host-death family antitoxin → MKTVTMLEFRRNAAGILKRLAKGERMLLSHRGRPAARLEPIHATASQSPLNDPFLTIGARAKPSPKGKTRHADIDAILYGRR, encoded by the coding sequence ATGAAAACCGTGACCATGCTGGAATTTCGCCGGAATGCCGCAGGCATCCTCAAACGCCTGGCCAAAGGCGAGCGCATGCTGCTTTCCCATCGCGGCAGGCCCGCCGCTCGACTGGAGCCAATTCATGCCACGGCATCCCAATCGCCGCTCAACGACCCCTTCCTTACAATTGGCGCCCGCGCCAAGCCCAGTCCCAAGGGCAAAACCCGCCACGCAGATATTGATGCGATCCTCTATGGCCGCCGCTGA
- a CDS encoding PIN domain-containing protein has translation MAAADVFMDSAGFLALWDAADEYHGSAVRLQQELAHHKRRFLTTDYIVDETVTLLRVRHSHAAACSFLDAMQASEILRLEWVDSERFQAAASVFRKHHDKEWSFTDCVSFALMNELKIRDAFTTDHHFRQAGFVPLLKA, from the coding sequence ATGGCCGCCGCTGATGTATTCATGGACAGCGCGGGCTTTCTTGCGCTTTGGGACGCTGCGGATGAATACCACGGCTCAGCCGTCCGCCTACAACAAGAATTGGCACACCATAAACGACGCTTCCTGACGACCGATTATATAGTGGATGAAACTGTCACATTATTACGGGTACGTCACAGCCACGCTGCCGCATGCAGCTTTCTCGATGCGATGCAAGCCAGCGAAATCCTTCGCTTGGAGTGGGTCGATTCTGAACGGTTTCAGGCCGCCGCTTCTGTTTTCCGCAAACACCATGACAAGGAATGGTCCTTCACCGATTGCGTGAGCTTCGCTCTCATGAATGAACTGAAAATCCGCGATGCCTTTACCACCGACCACCATTTCCGCCAGGCCGGCTTTGTTCCGCTATTAAAAGCCTGA
- the cfa gene encoding cyclopropane fatty acyl phospholipid synthase encodes MMQIIKHSHFGVSELPARWPWAEAMLREIFESADIRIGGGRPWDIQVHNDRFYRRVLADGLLGFGEAYMEGWWDCDAIDEMCFRAKRANLEKHWGSNVRVLMAVALSAVINLQSKSRSRLVGERHYDLGNDFFEAMLGPTMQYSCAYFQNTADLDEAQRLKMDLICRKLDLRPGMRLLDIGCGWGGLAKYAAQRYGCTVIGITISKQQQSYGEEFCRGLPVEIRLQDYRDVSEPFDRIVSVGMLEHVGYKNYRHYMKAADRCLKDDGLFLCHTIADIESIPRPDPWISEYIFPNSILPSASLVARAAEGLFVLEDTHNFGAYYDPTLLAWENRFRKSWQRFENRFGGRFYRMWRYYLLGCAGAFRARGIQLYQFVFSKGGLVHGYVPIRAC; translated from the coding sequence ATGATGCAAATCATCAAGCACAGCCATTTCGGGGTCTCCGAACTCCCGGCGCGATGGCCTTGGGCGGAGGCGATGCTTCGTGAGATATTCGAGTCTGCCGACATTCGAATCGGCGGTGGACGTCCGTGGGACATTCAGGTCCATAATGACCGGTTCTACCGGCGGGTTTTGGCCGATGGACTCCTCGGCTTCGGCGAAGCCTATATGGAGGGATGGTGGGACTGTGATGCCATTGATGAAATGTGTTTTCGGGCCAAGCGCGCGAATCTTGAAAAACATTGGGGGAGCAATGTTCGTGTGCTGATGGCGGTAGCGCTTTCGGCAGTGATCAATTTGCAAAGCAAGAGCCGGTCCCGTCTTGTGGGGGAACGGCATTACGACCTGGGCAACGACTTTTTCGAAGCCATGCTGGGCCCGACGATGCAGTATTCCTGCGCGTATTTCCAAAACACCGCCGATCTTGACGAAGCCCAGCGGTTGAAAATGGATTTGATCTGCCGAAAGCTCGATCTTCGGCCCGGCATGCGTTTGCTCGACATCGGCTGTGGTTGGGGCGGATTGGCGAAATACGCGGCGCAGCGGTATGGCTGCACGGTCATTGGCATCACGATTTCAAAGCAGCAGCAAAGCTATGGCGAAGAGTTCTGCCGCGGTTTGCCTGTTGAAATCCGTTTGCAGGACTACCGCGATGTTTCGGAACCCTTCGACCGCATTGTGAGCGTGGGGATGTTGGAGCATGTCGGGTACAAAAATTATCGCCATTATATGAAAGCCGCCGACCGTTGTTTGAAGGACGACGGCCTTTTTCTTTGCCACACCATAGCGGATATTGAATCCATTCCACGTCCCGATCCCTGGATCTCAGAATACATTTTCCCGAATTCCATATTGCCTTCGGCGTCGCTGGTGGCGCGGGCTGCGGAGGGCTTGTTCGTCCTCGAAGACACCCATAATTTCGGCGCGTACTATGATCCAACCCTGCTTGCGTGGGAAAACAGGTTTCGCAAATCATGGCAGCGCTTTGAAAACCGTTTTGGCGGGCGCTTTTACAGGATGTGGCGGTATTACCTGCTTGGGTGCGCGGGCGCATTCCGAGCGCGGGGTATTCAACTTTACCAATTTGTTTTTTCCAAAGGAGGTCTTGTACATGGCTATGTCCCGATCCGGGCATGTTAG